In Pseudomonas sp. p1(2021b), the genomic window CAGTACATCCAGCGAGGGTGCCTGTTCCTTGATCATCAAGGCGGTCCATAGGCCGGTGTAGCCGCCCCCGACGATGCACACGTCGCAGCGCGCGTCACCGGCCAGTGGTGGGCATGGTGCCTCGCCTTCGATGTCCAGGGCCTGTTGCAGCCAGAAGGGTCTCATCTATTGCATTCCTCAGGTGCGTGCGGGCTTGATCGCCATTGCAGTGTTCGGGGCCACGTCATTGGCCGCCACCAGGCTGGCCGGGCGGCTGTTCCAGTGCGGCAGGAGCACAAGGGCGGAGAACAGCGCGGTGCAGGCAAAGATGATGAACACCGTGACGCTGTCGAAGTAGCCAGGCAGCAGGCCGCCGAGTACCGCGCCCACCGAGCCGCAACCGTTGACGAAGCCTGCCGCGGTGGCACCGGCCTTGGCCGTGCCGAAATCGATCGCGGCCGCGCCGCTGATCATCGAGTCAGGCCCATACAGGGTCAGGCCCATCACGAACAGCAAGGCCACGACCAGGACCACGCTGCCGGTGTGCATGGCGCCCATGAAGCCCGCCAGCACCAGGGTCAGCAGCACCAGGCTGATCACACAGGCGGGCATGCGCCGTGCCCCGAACAGTTTGTCGGAGGCAACGCCGATGATGATCGGCCCGAGCAGGCCCGCCAGCTCGAAGGCAGTCGGAATGATGGCGGCCCCCACCTTGCCCACCGACGGCATGTGTTCGAAGACGATCACCGGGCCCCACAGCAGAATGGCGTAGCGCGCCGGCTTGAGCATGAAGTAGGCAAGCCCCAGGGTCAGCACCGTGCGGTTGCGCAGGATCTCCTTCAACGGCGCCCAGACGCTGCACAGGTTCGAGCCCGGCGCCATGCTCTGCGGCTCGGGCTCCACCGGCTGCAGGCCGACATCCTCGGGCTTGTTGCGCTGGAAGATGAAGAACAAGACCGCCACGCCCGCCACCACTGCGGCGCTGGAGAAGAACGCCGCGTGCCAGGTGCCGACCAGGGTATAGGCCCACCAGCCGGCGAACGGCGAAGCCACCAGGCCACCGAAGGCGTAGCACGAACTCCACAGGCCCAGCACCCGCCCGCGTTGCACCGCCGGGAAGAAGCTGCCGATGTTCTTGCACAGCCCCGCCCACCCGGTGGACTGGGCCAGGCCCTGGACCAGCATGCAGGTGGCGAAGATCGGGAAGGTCGCGTAGCTGCCCATCACCACTGCCGCGGCGGCAGAGATCAGCAGGCCGCCGAGTACCACCACGCGCGGGCCGAAGCGGTCGGCAAGCATGCCCCAGGTGAACTGGCCCACGGCGTAGGCCGCCAGGTAGATCGCATCGAGGTTGGCCATGGCGGCCTTGTCGAGCATGAACGAGGGGTCTTCGCCGATGCCGAGCTTGGCGACCGAGAAGGCCTTGCGGGTGAAATAGAAGGCAGCGTATGCCAGCCAGGTGATTGCGAAGATCTGGACGCGCCAGCGCTTCATGGCCGCTAGGGATTGATTCATTTGACTCTGACCTCTTGCTCGAGTGTGCCGGCAGAATGTGAAAAAACGCCTGTTTTGTTGTTGTGTTGCGCACTGCATGACGAGTAGGACCGTCATTGGTCAGATGGCACCGGCGGTCGGGCGTGACCGGGGAAGTGCCATGGCCCCCCGGTGGTTGCTTTTGGCAACGCCGCTGGGCTGTCGAACATGGAACCAGCTGGTGACTGATAAATAAAATCGATTTATCGTATTTCACACATAAGCTCAGCTTGTTACGGAGTGGTCATGTCGGTCTCCCACGCTCAACTCAAGGCCTTTCACGCAGTTGCCGAGCAAGGCAGCTTCACCCGTGCCGCGGAAAAACTGTTCCTCACCCAGCCGGCAGTCTCCGACCAGGTGCGCAAGCTCGAGGAACGTTTCGGTGTGCTGCTGTTCCATCGCAATAAACGTTCGGTGCAACTGACCGACCTGGGCGAGCGCCTGCTGGGCGTCACCCAGCGGCTGTTCGCCTGCGAAACCGAGGCGGTGGAGCTGCTGCAGGACTCCCGCGCCCTGCATACCGGCAGCCTGGTGCTGGCCGTGGACGCCCCGGTCCACGTACTGCCGCAGATCGCCCGGTTCTGCCAGCGCTACCCAGGTATCCAAGTGAAGATCGAAACGGGCAACACCGACGAATC contains:
- a CDS encoding MFS transporter, producing MNQSLAAMKRWRVQIFAITWLAYAAFYFTRKAFSVAKLGIGEDPSFMLDKAAMANLDAIYLAAYAVGQFTWGMLADRFGPRVVVLGGLLISAAAAVVMGSYATFPIFATCMLVQGLAQSTGWAGLCKNIGSFFPAVQRGRVLGLWSSCYAFGGLVASPFAGWWAYTLVGTWHAAFFSSAAVVAGVAVLFFIFQRNKPEDVGLQPVEPEPQSMAPGSNLCSVWAPLKEILRNRTVLTLGLAYFMLKPARYAILLWGPVIVFEHMPSVGKVGAAIIPTAFELAGLLGPIIIGVASDKLFGARRMPACVISLVLLTLVLAGFMGAMHTGSVVLVVALLFVMGLTLYGPDSMISGAAAIDFGTAKAGATAAGFVNGCGSVGAVLGGLLPGYFDSVTVFIIFACTALFSALVLLPHWNSRPASLVAANDVAPNTAMAIKPART